Genomic DNA from Candidatus Sphingomonas phytovorans:
GCGTAGCAACCCGGCGCGATGCAAGTGCGTTACATGGCGGAGGAGAAAGCCGATGGCCACCACGCCGCCGCCCGAATTGCCGCCCGAACCGAGCACGCCGGCGCAGCCCGCCGCGCCCCCGCCGGAAGTGTCGCCCGTCGCCCCCGATATCGATGTACCCGCGCCACAACCGGGCGGCGATCCGGCGCCACCCGCCCCTGCCCCCGGCCAGCCGGTCGGTGAGGTGAATTTTCACTGAAAAGGAAAGCTATGATCGATCGCGATCCCAGTTGCCTGGCTCAGTTTGCCTGGCTTGGATTGTGCCAATCGCAGCGATTCCGAAGGAATCATCGAGGCCAGCAAGGAACGCGATAAAGCCCAGCGAAGGCGCGACACGCCCGACGCGGATAGCTACATATCCGCCGGATATCCGCCGGCGGCCGGTCAGTATCGACTGCACGGGCAGCGTGATCGGTACCGAGGACGGTGATGCGCAATAATCGTACGGGTAAATCGGGTGACCCGCGGTTGCGTTGCAACCGCGGGTCTTTGCCCACTTATTTGGCCGCAGTCGCCTTTTCGGACTTCTCGGCGACATCCGGCCAGCGATTGCCCGGCGTGCCCATGGGCACGTTGGGATTGGTAACCGCTGCGGCCGCTTCCGCCGTCTCATGCTCCATCTGGGGCAATCCCGTCATCCGGCTCACCATCCAACCAGAGGCATTGTCAAAGCGGGTATAAGTCAACTCGGCCCGTGCGCGCGGGAACGACGCCAGCATCGCCGGTACCTGATCGGTCTCGGTTGCCGCGTGGACGACCATCAGGTCCGGCATCGTGTAAGGTTTTTCAGCGAGGTCCTCCGAGACCTGCTGCCCCGCAAATTCAGGAATCGTAGTCGCCTCGTTCGGCAGGATGGTGAGGATTGTGCCGATATCGGTGATCTCACCCGCGCGAACCGTAAAGCGGTAGCTCCCCATGCAAAAGCAGGTCGATTCGGTGCCGGCGATCACATATTCGCCGGGCGTGAGCGACGTCAGAAACACGCCAGCCTCTCCCTGGGATATCGGAACCGTCCCGAAGGGCCGCGCACCGCCGATCAGGGCCGCGACATCCTCACCCTTCGGCAACGGATTCGCATCCTTTTTGTAGGCCGTCCGCAGCATGCCCCTGACCGGATCGATGCGAGTCACTACAACCGTGGGAGCGACTCCCTTGTCGGAAAGGGCCGGCCCCACACGGGCCAATAGATAGCCGAGACGCGCGTCGATCAGGATCGGCGCCTTGTTCTTGATCTGCTTCGCGGCATTTGCGGTGGCGGGAACGACAAACGCGGCAACCGCCAGCGCGGAAAGGAGAAGGCGGCTCATTTCGCAAGCTTTCGCGTGGAGGGAACAGGGCCAGTCATGTAAGCGACCATGCGGTCGATCGCGCCGTCGCCGCGAACAATCCTGTTCCAATCCTCTTCGGGCACATAATAGCGGGTGTAGCCGTGCATCGCCATGCAGTTGCGCATCGATGAATCACGACGACGACGTTGTTCCACACTCATCGCGATCGCATCCATGATACCGGCCAGCAGCCCGCCACCCATCACGGTCGAGTAGCGAGTGCCTCTCGGCGCTGGTCCCGCCCGGCCGGAAAGAGCCATGCAATAGGTCAGGTCAGCGCGGACGATGTCGGCCGACACGCCGTCGCCATAGAACATGAAGAACTTGCTAGTGTCGTCCCCCTGCTCCTTGTCGGCTGCAGATGCAGGACCCGCGAGCAAAACCGCTGCCGCAAACGCGGCCCACGTCAATCGTAACATCTAATACCCCCCGGTTATTCTTTCGATAACCTATCGTGGGCAGTCGAGATCAGGCAAGCAGCTTTTTCAGCAGGTCATTGACCACCCCGGGATTGGCCTTGCCGCCCATCGCCTTCATCGTCTGACCGACGAAGAAGCCGAACAACTTGTCCTTGCCCGAGCGGTACTCAGCGACCTTGTCCTCGTTCGCGGCCATCACGTCGGCGATCACCTTCTCGATCGCGCCGGTGTCGCTGGTCTGCTTGAGCCCGCGCTCCTCGACGACTATGCCCGCGCCCTGCCCGGTTTCGAGCATGATCTCGAACACCTGCTTGGCCAGCGTGCCTGACAACGTGCCGTCGGCGACGAGGCCGAGCAGTTCGGCCGCCTGGGTCGGGCCGACCGGCGATTCCTCGATACCCTTGCCGATCCGGTTGAGCGCACCGAACAGTTCCGACGTCACCCAGTTCGCGCCGGCGACCGGCTTCGCGCCGGCGTCGAGCAATGTGTCGAACCAGCGCGCGGCCTCGACCTCGGCGGTCAGCACCGCGGCATTGTACGGCGTGATACCCAGCGACTCGTAGCGGCGGCGCTTGGCGTCGGGCAGTTCCGGCAGGCTCGCGCGGCATTCCTCCAGAAACGCATCGTCGAGTTCGAGCGGCAGCAGGTCGGGATCAGGGAAGTAACGATAGTCGTGCGCATCCTCTTTGGAGCGCATCGACCGAGTCTCGTTCCTGTCGGGATCGTAGAGCCGCGTTTCCTGGACAATCCGTTCGCCGGCCTCAAGCGCCGTGACCTGGCGAAGCGCTTCCTGCTCGACCACAGCCATCACGAAACGGACCGAGTTGACGTTCTTCGTCTCGGTCCGCGTACCGAGCGGGTCGCCCGGCTTGCGGACGCTGACGTTCACGTCCGCGCGCATCGAGCCTTCTTCCATATTGCCGTCGCACGAGCCGACATAGCGCAGGATCGACCTGAGCTTGCGTAGATACGCGCCCGCTTCGGCCGGCGATGTCATGTCGGGGCGACTGACGATCTCCATCAATGCCACGCCCGAACGGTTGAGGTCGACATAGCTCTGAGTCGGATGCTGGTCGTGCATCAGCTTGCCGGCATCCTGCTCGACATGGATTCGCTCGACGCCGATTTCCTTGGTCGCTGCGTCGGGATCCTTCTCGTCAAGGCTGATCGCAATTTTCCCCTCGCCCACCAGCGGGTGATAGAGTTGGCTGATCTGATAGCCCTGCGGCAGATCGGCGTAGAAATAATTCTTGCGGTCGAACCGCGACCATTTGTTGATCGCTGCATCGATCGCCATGCCGGTGCGCACCGCCTGGCGGATGCACTCGCGATTCGGCACCGGCAGCATGCCCGGCATCGCCGCATCGACCAGCGACACCTGCGTGTTGGGCTCGGCGCCGAACGCGGTCGCCGCGCCCGAGAAGAGCTTGGCGTTGGAGGTCACCTGGGCATGGACTTCGAGGCCGATCACGACCTCCCAGTCGCCGGTGGCGCCACGGATGCGGTAGGTGTCTGCTTCAGCCATTGTCAGTCTCGGGTGTGATGAGGGTGAGTTCGGGAAAATAGGAAACGAAGCGTTGCCTGTCGCGCGTCAGGAGCCGCGCGCCAAGTGCAGAAGCATGCGCGCCGATGAGAAAGTCCGCCAGGATGGATCGCTGCTGCCCGCCGGACCGGCGATAAAGCTTGTGCGCCGCCCCTGCACGAAAAGCAGCGGCGGCGGGAATCTCCATCAATTCAATCCGCACGTCTTCAAAATAGCACAGCCCTTCCTCCAGATCGCCGAAATGCCCCGCGCACTCGGCGAGGACGACCAGGTTCGCCATCAATTTGTCCGCTGCGACCCCTTTCAAAACCTCACCACGCGACCACTCAGACCAGGCCGAGTTCTCTTCAAGCAGGTCAATGACGACATTGCTGTCAACGAAAATCATGCGTCGTGCAAAGGATCGGGCACGGGTTCACGAACCTCCGCCATATAGGCATCCGTGTCCTGCCCGGTCTGCAGATGTTTGTACTTCTCGCGAACACGATCCAGGTTCACCAAAGCAGCCTGATATCTTTTGTCGTAATCGTCGGGCCGCACGCCCTTGCGGATGATCGCCTCACCCTCCTTGTTCCAGTCGAATTCGACTGGCTCGCCCGGCTTGAGCCCGAGCGCATCGCGAACGTCCTTCGGGATCGTCACCTGGCCCTTGACGGTGAGGTTGCTCTGTTTGCTCATGCGCGAAGTATTACCCTTTTCCGGTAATACCGTCTACCACCACGCCTCCGGCCGCGCGACGAAGCCCGCGCGCTCTTCCAGCGCGAGGCCCGCATTCAGCACGCCTTGTTCGTCAAGCGGCTTGCCGATGATCTGCAGGCCAAGCGGCAATCCTGCCTTGTCGAGGCCGCCCGGCACCGACATCGCCGGCAGGCCCGCGAGCGAGCTCGGCACGGTGAAGACGTCGTTCAGGTACATCGCGATCGGATCGGCGCTCTTCTCGCCCAGCGCGAACGCAGCGGACGGCGCCGTCGGCGTGAGCAACAGGTCGCAGCTTTCCCAGGCCCGCTCGAAATCGCGCGCAATCAGGGTGCGGACCTTCTGCGCCTGCGTATAATAGGCGTCGTAGAAGCCGGCGGAGAGCACATAGGTGCCGATCATGATGCGGCGCTTCACCTCGTCGCCGAAACCGGCGGCGCGGGTCGCTGCATACATGTCCTGCAGGTTCGCACCATCGGGCAGGTCGCGCAGGCCGTACCGCACGCCGTCATACCGGGCGAGGTTCGACGAGGCTTCAGCCGGCGCGATGATGTAATAGGCCGGCAGCGCATATTTGGTGTGGGGCAGGGAAACCTCGACGATCTCCGCACCCGCGTCCCGTGCCCAGTCGATGCCCTGCTGCCACAATGCCTCGATCTCGGCCGGCATGTTGTCGACACGATATTCCTTCGGGATGCCGATGCGCTTGCCGGCGAGACTGGCGGACAGGCCCGCCTCCCATTTCGGCACTGCCAGATCGAGCGAGGTCGAATCCTTCGGGTCGAAGCCGGCCATCGCCTCGAGCATGATCGCGCAGTCGCGCACGTCGCGCGCCATCGGCCCGGCCTGGTCGAGCGATGAGGCGAACGCCACCACGCCCCAGCGCGAGCAGCGGCCATAGGTCGGCTTGATGCCCGCAATGCCGGTAAAGGCGGCTGGCTGGCGGATCGAACCGCCCGTGTCGGTGCCGGTCGCCGCCGGGCACAGCCGTGCCGCGATCGCCGCCGAGCTACCGCCCGAGGACCCGCCCGGTGCCAGCGGTGCGTTGCCACCGTCTGCCCGCCGCCACGGCGAGATCACATTGCCGAAATAGCTGGTCTCGTTGGACGAGCCCATCGCGAACTGGTCCATGTTGAGCTTGCCCAGCATGCCGGCGCCCGCATCCCACAGCTTGCCGGAGACGGTTGACTCATAAGGCGGCGTGAAGCCTTCCAGAATGTGGCTCGCCGCGGTCGAGGCCACACCCCTGGTGCAGAACAGGTCCTTCATGCCGATCGGCACGCCAGCCAGCGGCTTTAGCGTCTCGCCCGCCGCCCGCGCCACATCAGCCGCATCGGCGGCGGCGATGGCGTGGTCGGGCGTTTCGACCAGGAAAGCGTTGAGCACCTTGGCCTTGCTCACCTTGACGACGAATGCGTCAGCCACGTCGCGCGCCGAGAAGGCGCCCGAGCGCACACCGTCGCGGATGGCGGCAACGCCCAGATCGGTCAGTTCGGTCATGCTTTTGATTCCTGGATCCCGGCCTGCGCCGGGATGATCGAATGCCGCCGTGCGATCATCATTCGATCACCTTCGGCACGGCGAAGAAGCCATGCTCCGCCTGGGGCGCGTTGGAGAGCACCGCATCGCGGACATTGCCGTCAGTGACGACATCGTCGCGTAGGCGCAGATGGTTCGGGATCACGGCGGTCATCGGCTCGACGCCGGTCACGTCGACCTCGCCGAGTTGCTCGATCCAGCCCATAATGTTGTCGAGTTCCGGCGCAATGCGCGCGGCCTCGTCCTCGGTGATCGCGATGCGGGCAAGGCTCGCGATCTTCTTCACGGTTGCGATATCGACTGACATGGCCGCGCGGCTAGCAGAGCGCGGCCACGACGCGCAACCTATTCGAAGGGTTCACCCACCGGAACGCCGCCGATGAACACTCTGCGGCTCGGCACGGTGCGTATCTCCACCTTGCCGTCAGCCATCCCCGATTTGAGCGCAGCGCGGCCAGCCGCGTCAGGGCGTGCCATGTCGCCATCAACGACCAGGCGCCACGTATCGCCCGTGCGCGCATACCGGATCACGCATCGGGAACCCATCGCGAGCCCTGGCAATTTCATATCGCGCGGCGACGGATCCCGCGCCACGCCCTCGACACAGCCATCCTTTATCAAGACAGCCGCCACGGCACCCGGCGAGTAAAGCATGGTGCATTTGCTTTCCCCACAAGCACTCCAATCGGTCAGAAGCGTCCTCAACCCTTCCGGCACGGCAGTCCCAGCGGGTAGCAAGCGAAGGCGTCTGGCGAGATCGTTTGCCACCTTCCGGGTCCTGTCGATATCCTCGACACCGTACCGGTTGCCTGCCTTCATCGCCTGTTTCGCCCGATTGGCAATTTCGCTGTTCTTCGATGCCGCCAGTCGCTTCACGGCGGCCTTGCCCGGATTACCGAAATCGAATCCGAGCGCCGCCCAGTCGAACTTGTCGGGCGCGATCCTGCCCGATTCGAGCCTTGCGACCTGATCCGCCGTCGAGATGGCGTCAAAACTCAGGATCGGCGTGGCAAGGAACAACGCGACCGCCGTGACGATGAACGCGATGCGCAGGTTCGCCGGACGAACCCTCGCCGCCCAGCCGTTCCGCCCAAGCCCGAGCGCCACCAGATACGCCACGCCATAGACCGTCGCGAGCATCACGAAAACCAGCGCCCAGAGCCGATCCGGCGTGAAGCCATATTGCGCGATGCGAAGGCCGGTCGCGATCGCCGCGATCACGCCAAGCGGCAGCATCGCCAGCCCGAGCGCCATCGCGCCCCAGCGCAGCACCGGGTTGGTCGCCTCCTCATCCTCGCCATTGCCGATCACCGCATTGGCCAGGATCAGCGCGCCGATTACGCATCCAAGCAGGATCGGGGTGGTCGACTTGGTCGCTTCCCACAGCGCGCCGAGCCCGGTGAACGGCAAGGCGACCAGGAACAGCAGCAGCCGGGCGCCTAGTACCGGCGCAAGGACCGCCAGCACGGCCGTTACCACACGCTGGAGCAACCGCACGATCCGGTCGCGCTCGCGAAACAGCCCGAGCGCGCCGCCGAACGCCGCCCCGGCCAGCCCGGCCGCGAACCAGTCGCGCCGGAGCATTTCCCGAATGAGATGCAGGCCGATCAGGTCGAACAGCGCGGCCAACAGCCAGGCGAGCGCGAAAACGATCCCGACGAAGATCCAGCACGCGAACCAGAGGACGACATTGGTCCAGGCATGGCCATGGACGTCGCGATAGGGGAAACGCCACCCACCCTCGTCGCGTGCCGTCTGGAACAAGGGTACCGCGATCGCGATCGAGAGGAACAGGCTGGCATAGCGCCAGTCGCCGAAATCGCTCCAGCCGGACTGTCCCCCGTTCCAGTAATAGACAAGGGCCGCCATCGCGCCGGCCAGCAGTGCGAAGCCAGCCGCCCAGAACAACCGCACCCGCTCCACACCGAAACCGAATGCCATCGCGCCAGTGCCGATTCCCACCGACAGCGCAATCCGCCAGCTTTCGAGCGGCACATAGGAACGACCATAGCCGAATCCGCGATCGACCAGTTGCTGGATCGCGATCGCGGCGACTACGCCGAGTGCCGCGAGAAATACCGGCCGCAGGCGCCACGCCGAATGCGCGCGCTCCCCGGCTTCCTGCTCCGGATCCAGCATCGACTATCCCCTTCCACCCTCGCATGGAAACATGGCCGCCCCCTGCCGGAGGTCGGCGGCGCACCCGCCGGTCGCGATCTGCCCGATCGACATCACGCGCCCTTCCCGTCCAGATTGAGCGCGGGACCGAAGCCGATTGCAAGCGTCGCGTTCCTGTTGCACGGAATCCGCCCAGGGCCGCCGCGGCCTTCGCTTCGCTGAACATTCTGGAGAACAGAGGCCTTGGCCCGGAAATTCCTCTACGCCTTCGCCGTCCTGATCATGCTGGTGGTCGCCGCCGGCTTTGTCTTCGCCCTGTTCGGCGCGCAACTGATCCGCTGGTCGAAAATCCCCACCGCCCCCTTCGAAGCGCAGGCACCGGTCAAGGCCCAGGCCTATGCCGATCCGGGGATGTGGATCGCGCGGCCCGACCGCCCGGGCAACCCGGCGCTCTGGACACCTGCCGGCTACAAGCCCGCTGCCGCGCCGGACGCAGCGATCTTCTTCATCCACCCGACCTCCTACATGAACGGCGCGCACTGGAACGCCCCGCTCGACGATCCCGAGGCGAACGCCGTCGCCGACCTGTTCCTGCGCGCCCAGGCCAGCGCCTTCAACGAATCCGGCGCGGTCTGGGCACCGCGCTACCGCCAGGCGACGTTCGGCGCCTTCCTGACCAACAAGCCGGAAGCGGGGAAGGCGCTCGACCTCGCCTATGGCGACGTCACGACCGCCTTCGACCAGTTCCTGAAGGAGGCCGCCGACCGCCCGATCATCCTCGCCGGGCACAGCCAGGGCGCGTTCCACCTAAGCCGATTGCTGCGCGACCGGATCGCCGGCACCCCGCTCGCGAAGCGGATCGTGGCCGCCTATGTCGTCGGCTGGCCCGTATCGAGGACAGCCGACCTGCCGGGCATGGGCCTGCCCGAATGCGCGACGGCCGATCAGTCGGGATGTGTCCTTTCCTGGCTCAGCTTCGCCGAACCCGCCGATCCGTCGCTGATCTTCGAGACGTTCGACGCGACGTCAGGCCTGACCGGCACGCCCCGCAAGGACACCGCCATCATCTGCACC
This window encodes:
- the gatB gene encoding Asp-tRNA(Asn)/Glu-tRNA(Gln) amidotransferase subunit GatB, whose translation is MAEADTYRIRGATGDWEVVIGLEVHAQVTSNAKLFSGAATAFGAEPNTQVSLVDAAMPGMLPVPNRECIRQAVRTGMAIDAAINKWSRFDRKNYFYADLPQGYQISQLYHPLVGEGKIAISLDEKDPDAATKEIGVERIHVEQDAGKLMHDQHPTQSYVDLNRSGVALMEIVSRPDMTSPAEAGAYLRKLRSILRYVGSCDGNMEEGSMRADVNVSVRKPGDPLGTRTETKNVNSVRFVMAVVEQEALRQVTALEAGERIVQETRLYDPDRNETRSMRSKEDAHDYRYFPDPDLLPLELDDAFLEECRASLPELPDAKRRRYESLGITPYNAAVLTAEVEAARWFDTLLDAGAKPVAGANWVTSELFGALNRIGKGIEESPVGPTQAAELLGLVADGTLSGTLAKQVFEIMLETGQGAGIVVEERGLKQTSDTGAIEKVIADVMAANEDKVAEYRSGKDKLFGFFVGQTMKAMGGKANPGVVNDLLKKLLA
- a CDS encoding type II toxin-antitoxin system VapC family toxin, with product MIFVDSNVVIDLLEENSAWSEWSRGEVLKGVAADKLMANLVVLAECAGHFGDLEEGLCYFEDVRIELMEIPAAAAFRAGAAHKLYRRSGGQQRSILADFLIGAHASALGARLLTRDRQRFVSYFPELTLITPETDNG
- a CDS encoding AbrB/MazE/SpoVT family DNA-binding domain-containing protein codes for the protein MSKQSNLTVKGQVTIPKDVRDALGLKPGEPVEFDWNKEGEAIIRKGVRPDDYDKRYQAALVNLDRVREKYKHLQTGQDTDAYMAEVREPVPDPLHDA
- the gatA gene encoding Asp-tRNA(Asn)/Glu-tRNA(Gln) amidotransferase subunit GatA is translated as MTELTDLGVAAIRDGVRSGAFSARDVADAFVVKVSKAKVLNAFLVETPDHAIAAADAADVARAAGETLKPLAGVPIGMKDLFCTRGVASTAASHILEGFTPPYESTVSGKLWDAGAGMLGKLNMDQFAMGSSNETSYFGNVISPWRRADGGNAPLAPGGSSGGSSAAIAARLCPAATGTDTGGSIRQPAAFTGIAGIKPTYGRCSRWGVVAFASSLDQAGPMARDVRDCAIMLEAMAGFDPKDSTSLDLAVPKWEAGLSASLAGKRIGIPKEYRVDNMPAEIEALWQQGIDWARDAGAEIVEVSLPHTKYALPAYYIIAPAEASSNLARYDGVRYGLRDLPDGANLQDMYAATRAAGFGDEVKRRIMIGTYVLSAGFYDAYYTQAQKVRTLIARDFERAWESCDLLLTPTAPSAAFALGEKSADPIAMYLNDVFTVPSSLAGLPAMSVPGGLDKAGLPLGLQIIGKPLDEQGVLNAGLALEERAGFVARPEAWW
- a CDS encoding aspartyl/glutamyl-tRNA amidotransferase subunit C, with the translated sequence MSVDIATVKKIASLARIAITEDEAARIAPELDNIMGWIEQLGEVDVTGVEPMTAVIPNHLRLRDDVVTDGNVRDAVLSNAPQAEHGFFAVPKVIE
- a CDS encoding DUF4153 domain-containing protein — its product is MLDPEQEAGERAHSAWRLRPVFLAALGVVAAIAIQQLVDRGFGYGRSYVPLESWRIALSVGIGTGAMAFGFGVERVRLFWAAGFALLAGAMAALVYYWNGGQSGWSDFGDWRYASLFLSIAIAVPLFQTARDEGGWRFPYRDVHGHAWTNVVLWFACWIFVGIVFALAWLLAALFDLIGLHLIREMLRRDWFAAGLAGAAFGGALGLFRERDRIVRLLQRVVTAVLAVLAPVLGARLLLFLVALPFTGLGALWEATKSTTPILLGCVIGALILANAVIGNGEDEEATNPVLRWGAMALGLAMLPLGVIAAIATGLRIAQYGFTPDRLWALVFVMLATVYGVAYLVALGLGRNGWAARVRPANLRIAFIVTAVALFLATPILSFDAISTADQVARLESGRIAPDKFDWAALGFDFGNPGKAAVKRLAASKNSEIANRAKQAMKAGNRYGVEDIDRTRKVANDLARRLRLLPAGTAVPEGLRTLLTDWSACGESKCTMLYSPGAVAAVLIKDGCVEGVARDPSPRDMKLPGLAMGSRCVIRYARTGDTWRLVVDGDMARPDAAGRAALKSGMADGKVEIRTVPSRRVFIGGVPVGEPFE
- a CDS encoding DUF3089 domain-containing protein yields the protein MARKFLYAFAVLIMLVVAAGFVFALFGAQLIRWSKIPTAPFEAQAPVKAQAYADPGMWIARPDRPGNPALWTPAGYKPAAAPDAAIFFIHPTSYMNGAHWNAPLDDPEANAVADLFLRAQASAFNESGAVWAPRYRQATFGAFLTNKPEAGKALDLAYGDVTTAFDQFLKEAADRPIILAGHSQGAFHLSRLLRDRIAGTPLAKRIVAAYVVGWPVSRTADLPGMGLPECATADQSGCVLSWLSFAEPADPSLIFETFDATSGLTGTPRKDTAIICTNPITGTANADAPATANLGTLIPAKDLGSATIEPGRVPARCEGRGLLMIGTPPDLGNYVLPGNNYHVYDYSLFWANVRADAARRLAAFRGVK